In Sus scrofa isolate TJ Tabasco breed Duroc chromosome 14, Sscrofa11.1, whole genome shotgun sequence, the sequence tctccttcctcatattttatgattttgatgttctttttttatatctttatgtttatctttttgttgttccttgtgattatcattgctttcacaaacaggatttttttttcctttgatctatacactggtttatttaagtgattgctttccaactgtgatttttctccattctgtgtctccttacttctttcctatttagaggaaacctttcaatatttcttctaGAATAAGTTTAGcattctgtattcttttagttttttgtttgtctgagaaattctttacttCTGCTAtacattttcttgtctttttagggccgcacctgcggcaaatggaggttcccgggctgggagtggaattggagctatagcttctggcttacaccacagccaaagcaatgccagatccgtgcattgtctgcgacctacccgaCAGCTCATGgctacttctattttaaatgataatcttgctgggtagagtattctaagttgcaaatttttcccttttagaattttgaatatatcttgccacccTCTTCTggactgtagtgtttctgtagagaaatcagctgatagtcttacaGGGGTTCCCTTGCaattaagtctttattttttctcttgccacttttagaatcctctccttatttaaattttgccatttttattataatatgtcttggtgtaggtctctttgggttcaccttgtttggggctctctgtgcttccagtATCTGggtatctatttccttttttagatttgggaagttttcagccataattttgtcttcttcttcctcttcctcttcttcttctttttttttttttttttgtatttttagggccacacctgtggcatatgaaggttcccaggctaggggtggaaatggagttatagctgctagcctaggccacggccacagcaacaccagatccaagccacatctgtgacctaaatacagctcatggcaatgtcgggtccttaacctactgagcgaggccagggatcaaacctgaaacctcatggctcctagtcagatttgtttctgctgcaccacaatgggaactccccataatttcttcaaatacattttcaatcctcttttcctttttttctttctttccagcaactatggcatatggaagttcccagagtagaggttgaattagagctgcagctgctagcctatgccactgccacagccatagcaatgccagatctgagtccacatcctttaatccactgggcaaggccagggatcaaagcccacgtcctcatggatactagttgggttcttaacccaatgagccacaatgggaactccctcttttcttttttcttctccttctggaatccctcttatgtgtagattggcatgctttatattatcccatagatctcttatattgctttcattttttttttccatttggttttctgtctgctgtccttatTGAGTGGTTTTCCATTCTTCTATCTGCCAAGTCACTTTTcgattcctctgcattattcattttgctgttCAATGTCTTTAGCtcagcttgcttgcttgcttctttccttctttctttctttctttctttctttttctttctttctctttctttctttcgtctcttttgtctttttagggccgcacccacagcatatggaggtccccaggctaggggtctaattggagctgtaactgccagcctatgccaagctgcagcaatgccagatcagagacgagtctgcgacttacactccAGCTCAATGGCaacgcctaatccttaacccactaagtgaggccagggattgaacccttagcctcatggttcctggttggatttgtttctgctgcaccatgatgggaactcctttagctcagctttcatctttgcaaatgaattttctaatttttcttggctcctactTACAGTTTCTAGTTCCTATTTAAAGTaatctgtgttactgttgatagctgttcttaattccttcaggattttcattacctccttttagAACTTcatgtctgttagactgcagatgtatgtttcattgtttgctccttcttttaactgggaatggttcctgtgcttcttcattttgcttatatttttcttactctgcaAGTTTAGGGAAGACAATCATCTACTGTAGtttttggagggctatttatttGTGGGAGGATCCCTGGGTAGCTTACTGTTTTTTTtcggcatgagggctgctttttggtttggatgtttgctgcctctttcctcagtgtgtgcaggctatTATCCCCTTGTTAGGGGGTGTGCAGGTGCATGGTCTGCCCATGCTTCCAGGGAGGTTGGGGCAATGGGCCATGCCTGCAGGCTGCTTCTGGTTGTAGGGCCCTCAGCAGTGGCACTGacccccagggaggtgggggcccaTGGGAGTGGCAGTGGTAGGGCGGTGGGGTATCTGCATTCCCAGGAaggtgggggcagtgggaggcACTAGGTTGTAGGACCCTCTGTGGCAGTGACCCCTGGGGTGACTGGGTCCTCAGATGGTGCCTGGTCATGGGACCctcagtggtggcaggccacacccacctctggagtccatGATGTATGCAGAGGTTTGCACCTGCCCCTATAGTccatgcaagaggcaccctgccacctgagagccttgtgcTTAGAGAAGgaaattcctatggtggtcctgTCCCCactcctctcgccctccccaacaatggtggcTTGCTTCTTCTGCTGGACCAGAACTCTCACACTCCATTGGCTGTGacgcactgctccctagccccctcaggttgtctccacatagccaaccctagttctctccctggaactgacctcagGAGCCCGAGTCTCAGTGCCCAACACCTGCCCAAGTATCTCAGGCTATGGTGTTCTGGGTGGTGGTACCAATGGtttgtgcagctctctctctgatttgccctcctcagtctggctgctgtgcttttctctgaggttttGAGGTTCTTCTGTCCCAGCTGATCTCaccatcagttaggtggcctcccaaggtatggattcctttcctctttcacggctccctctcaggaatgcttgccccatcctgattccttttttctcttctctttttcccttttgttctatccagttatgtggaggttttcttgccttttttggaggtctgaggtcttctgcccttgtttagtagatgttctgtgtgaatcattctacaagtattttttttaaaatgtgtttgtgggagaagtggAGCTCCAAATCTTACTCTTCTGTCATTTTGACCCCACCTTCcccattgcatttttttttttttttagcatgataGAATCcggcactggagttcctgttgtgtctcagtgataatgaacccaactagtatccatgaggatgtgggtttgatccctggccctgctcggtggattaagtatccagtgagctttggtgtaggtcacagatgcagctcagatcccacgttgctgtggttgtggtgtagaccagcaggtgcagcttcaatttgacccctagcttgggaacttccatatgccacaggtgtgggcctaaaaagaaaaacaaaacaaaacaaaacaaaaccccagcacTGACAGGAATTCTCAGAGCAGAGGGAACACAGTCAAGGCAAGCTGGTCTCTGGTCTCTGGCTCTGGAGTTGTAGAGACTAGGAGGTAGCTGTCTGACATCAGTTGTCCCAACCTGGGAGGACTGGAGCTGTGAAAACATCTTTAGAAAGGCTCTGATTCAAGCCTGAGTTGAAGTAAATGAGAGGTAGAATAAGCGTGATTTGTGACTAGCCTCTTTATAATTCATATTTGGGGATTCTTGATGTTTAAGTGCCTTAGAAAAAAGTGactttttcctttgttaaaaaggcaagagggagttcccgtcgtggcacggtggttaacaaatctgactaggaaccatgaggttgcaggttctatccctggccttgctcagtgggttaaggatccggcgttgccgtgagctgtggtgtaggtcacacacgtggctcggatcctgtgttactgtggctctggtgtaggctggcggctacagctccagcctgggaacctccatatgcgtgacagcggcccaagaaatggcaaaaagacaaaaaaaaaaaaaaaaaaggcaagaaggagttcctgtcatggttcaatggaaatgaatctgactagtatccatgaggacacagtttcaatgggttaaggatccgatgttgctgtgagctgtggcgtaggtctaagacatgactcagatctggcattgctgtggctgtggcgtaggctggcagccatagctctgatccgcacccctagcctgggaagctccatatacagcaggtgcggcactaaaaagacaaaagaaaaaaaaaaggcaaggagttcccactgttgtgcaatgggattggtgacatctctgcagcactaggactcaggtttgatccctggcctggaacagtgggttaaatgatctggcattgctctaggttgcaactgcggcttggatctgatccttggccagggaacccCATATGACatggggtcaaaaaaaaaaaagaggcaaaattgtAGTTCCTTGATGGCTTaacaggttaagggtccagcattgtcattacAGTGGCtttcatcactgctgtggcagaggttccatccctggcccaggaactttcacatatcACAGttgcggccaaaagaaaaaaaaggcaaaatcgaATGAAAAGGGGTTTTAATCTGGGCAGCCACCCACCACACAATCCTTCCTTCAGTGCGACCCACCTGCAGGGAGCACTggccaggcagggaggggctACCTTGCATCTGTAAGCAGCAAGCCCCGTGCTCCCTGAGCCTCCTAATTCCCCTCAGCCAATGAGGAGCCCAGGCAGGGGTCCAAGATGAGACCCCAAGACACCCCACACAGGGTTGGGAGGAGAGTCAGAGGGGCCTCCTGACCCAACCTACTTTCAGCCCCAGGTGGAACTGGGACTTGGCCACACTGCGAGTCTGTGCCCATGTGACTCTAATCCCCACTCTTCCTCTAAAGTGGAGCACGTGGTGCCTCCCAGGACTGCACGGGTATCAGGGTAAGGTTTATGAGAAGCTCTTACAGAGAAATCCAGCAGTTCTGCGGCAGACAATGGGTTGGCCCGGACAGACTTCAGAAGAGCAGAGCAGCCCTCACTTCGCATGGGATTCCTGGATACCTAAGAAACACACGCCCAGGTGAGAAGAGCTAAACCCAGGAGGCGGGGGAAcatgagaaagggaaggaggtcGGGATCCCTCTTTGTCCCTGTGGCTTGGGTGTCTGCTCTCAGCTCAAAAGGTGCCCCCTGGGACACGCCACCTGGGTGAAGCTGTGGggccagggaagggaagaggaggttGTCACTGGCTgagtccccaccctgcccccactttGTGCTGGGAGCCGAGGATACAGACACAGCAGACACACTCTGCCCTCAGAGTTCACTGAGCAGGAGAGGAAAGTGAAGCAAAATGCAATGTGTGGAGGGCCATGGGACCGTGCGCACCACCCCTCCCTGGGCAGCAGAGGGTGGCAGGGGATAAAACACCCCAGCTGAGCTTTACAGGAGCTGGGCGTTTCAGCTAGAAAGGAGGGGTGAGAGGTTGCAGGGTGTGGTGGGGGGATTGTGAGCAGCTTGGCCCAGAGTAAGGAGCTTCAGGTGGGAAGAGATGGGGCTGGCAGAGCCCAAAGCCCATGTGCTGGAAATGACAAGCTCAGCCCGGATTCATCAGGCTTAAAATGGGCACATTTCTGATTTAGAAAGAGCAACTGGTGGCAGGTGGGAAGGAAGGGCCAGAAATGGGGAAGGAGCAGGCAGgggaccccaccaccaccagcaccctggGGGAGGCGAGATGAATGGGGGAGAAggtggaaggagaaggaggggccAGCACTGGGCCCAGCTTCTGACTCATTAGGAAGGAGCCCCCCACCTAGAGGCGACCCTTTGGGAGGGTAATGTGTCAGGTTTGCTCCCAGAATCCAAGGTACCTGTTTCCTCTGGGGGACCATCCAGCAGGTGCCTGAAATGGGAACCCAGAGCAGAAGAGAGATGTCTGGGGTCTTGAGGGCTACAGGAGAGGAGTGAGCCTCAGGCTGGGAGAGGGTGCTGCTGGGGGCTCCTGTGCCAGCagagggccaggctgggctggtggCACATCCTCTGAACAGGGGCCTTTGTGGGCCTGCTCTAccctctcttctctgtcttctgCTTTCACGGGTAAGCTGCTCCCTCCCACTGGCAACCTCCCGGAAATAGCACATCTGGTCTGCCCCTGGGTTCCAGCAAGGCCAGAGGAAGAGCAGGGGGAGGGTCAAGGGAAGCCAGGTGGCCCTGACCATCTTCAGCCAAACATGACTCcagtgggctggggaggagggggagttgggagggaaggaatctgaaagagTTCAGGGGTCAGGCCAGAGATGGGTGAGTGGATGACAAGAGAAAACGTGGTCACAGCAGAAAGCCGGAACCCCTTCCCCCATCTGGGCTCTGGAACCCATGTACCCCCTGCCTCTGGGTGAAGAGATGTGGCAGGGAAGCAGCCTGTGTGGACAGGCACAGGCAGGTGTGTGCCAGGGCCTCCCCCATCAGACCAGCACTCACAACAAGAATCCTCAGTGTCCGGTTGACCTGCAGACCCTGGCCCAGGCTCAGAGCTCCCAATGCAGAAATGCGGTTGTTGCTGCAACAGAAAGGCGTGTGCATTGTGCTACCTTGTAAGCAACTGTGCAGAGCCACAttgccccagggcccagctggagctgctggtgcATCCTCCAGGTTGAACCTCTCAGCCCAGCTTCTATGCACACTCCAGAGATCCTGGGCAGGTCACTGTACATAAGGTGGGTAATTACTCTATATTAAAGGAGGCCCAAGTGTTCAGGGAGCTCACCCAGCAAACATGCCTAGAGCATTGTcactcacccccctccccagtggAGACCAGCTGCTGCTCCCTGGCCCTCAGAGCTCAGCAGGTGCTGCCACTCATTCTGCTCCAGCCATGAAAGCCTCtgttccctccccaccacctcccccgACTCCTGGTGGGCCCAAACTCCAGACCCCAGCACAGCTTTCAGCTCCTTTGTCACCAGAACCAGCCCCACGTCCCTCCAACCTCTCAGACTCCAGCCTAGCATCTCTTGTGGCCTCCTCTGGGCACAGCTTCTCTCATAAGGAGGAAAAGTGGGCAGGATGGAGCAGATGATCTTGCCAATGGCAGGCCGGTGCAGCTCACTCAGGCAACCCCAGCATGAGGCacagcctctgcaacctatgacCTGTATGGCCtctgcctttccttccctctgggcTTGCAGCCCTGACCCTGGTTAACCTCAGAGGCCTGGAACTTGCCTGGGCCTGGAGGAGCAGCCTACCCATGGCAGGCCCCCAGCAGTCCTGCACTGAACAGAGCAAACCACTCTTTCTGAAAGGGAGGAAAGCTCACGTGGAGCACCCACCCCTGCACTGGATGGATGTGAGTGAGGACAGAGCTGGGCACTCTCAGACAGTGGCTGAAGCCCCACTGTAAGTGTGTGTGGAAGGTTGGGCTCTCAGTGGGAACAGGAGCAAGATGAGTGTGGATCCCTGGGTGGCCATGGCTGGGGCACTGGGCTCCTTGTGCTCTCACCTAAGATTGAGCTCCTCCAACACGTTATTGGTCTTGAGAGCCTCCCCCACTGCAGAGGCTCCAGGATCTCCACAGCCATTGTATGAGATGTCCAGGACCCTCAAGAAGATGCTGGCCTGGGATGCAAAGGAGCAAAAAGCGGGCCCAAGCCTCTGAGCCCAGGAGGCCTGAGGAGCAAAGAGCatgggcagagagcagaggagggagcCCTGGGGCTTGGCCGGTGGTGATGGGCAGAGCTGCAAGACCTGGGACAGCAAGGGGAGGGTGTGGACGTGAATGTGCCTCAGGACTGGCTGTTGGCCATGGGCAGAGACACCATGATCAAGATCTTTCCCCAGGTGGGGACCTCTCCAGGACCaggactgaggcacagagcagacCAGGTGAAGAGCTGTTGGATGAAACCTACCTGGGGGTTGTGctagggaggagggtgggagctCGGGGGTGCCCCAGGGAGACAGAGCCTGACCTGTCTATGGGGCAGGACCCCAGTCAGCCCTGTCAAGAGGGCCAGGCAGCAGCTGAGGTTCCTGGAGGAGGATCCCGCAGAGGCAGCCAGCACAGGGGGCACCACAGGTGCCTGTGCCTGTGCCACCCACTGTCAAGGCCTACAAACCACAAGACCCAAGGGAGCAGGCAGGTGTCTGAGAGTGTGCTGGGGTCCCAGTGTCCAAGGCTGTCATCTCAGGGAAGCATCTGCACATGCCCAGCGGCAAGTATGCATCACTGGACAGCACGCTGTCCTCACCGGCCAAGAGTTTGTGACATCTGGGAAGGTGTGCAACATCAAATGTGGACCCTTCACAGAGTGACATGAGGGGGGCACGGGGAGAGCAAACATCGTTGTCATCAAACAGATCTAGGAATGTTAGTTAGCTACAGAGACATTCTTTATGCTCTGCTGAAAAGATCCAAGGCTCATTTCTGAAGAGCTGTAAAGATGGGCATCTGGCACCTGGGAGATGTGCCCCCAAAGGAGAGGCCATGGACGGGGGCCGTACCTCCAGTCCCCTGGCAAAGGCCACGGCTCCTGAGCCTCGCAGGTGATTCCAGCTCATGTTAAGCTCCGTGAGTCCTGCATTTTCTGCCAGGGCTGGTCCAAGTGTTTCCCCTTCAGAAACACCAAGACAGACTTTCTTACTGTGTTTATTCCTTCAGAAAATGATACCAATGCCCACTGTGGGCCAAGGTCTCTGCTGCGCATGGGGGTCAGAGAGTTGAACCCAAAGTGGCCTGCCCTTCCCTCAAGGAATTCACCTTTAATGGAGAaggtataaatataaattaatgggATGCGAGCTATCATAGACCACAAACACTCTGTGAGAACAGAGTGGGGGCTCACCTCGCCTGGGGGGGTCAGGAAAGCGAACAGAATTTTGAAGACTAAGGAAACATTGCATACGTGTGCAGGCACCATGGGGAGCATCCCCAGGAAGAAATCAGTGAAAGGAAATGGGAAGGAGGAGATGCTTTTCAGAAGAGAAATGTTGTGGTGGGGGATGCTTGTGCTATAGTCTGCATAAGAAGTGACAAGGCCAGTCCAGCTGTGGTGGAGAGGGGCAGTGGTACACAAAAGGAAAGCAGGGCTGTGTGGGTAAGAACCCTGAGAGACATTGAAATGTAAAATGACAGAAGTCCACCCACCACCAGGCTCTCCATTCAGCTCCCAGTCCTCAGCCTTCTGCTGCCCCCCTGCTTACCCCCTTCTTCCCCTGGAGAATAGCTCTTCACTCCATCCTTCCGTGCTGGTGTCTCCTACCAGCCCTGGAGTCCTTCCCAGCTCTGAATCTGACCCCTGTCCATGGTGCATGCATCTGCACAGGCTGCTTTGGCAAAGTGCACAGCAGAGCACTGGGCCCCCAGTTCAGGAGAGCGGTGTTAGCACCTTGGAGAGCTCCCCGCAGGGCACTGAGGACTCCCAGCTGCCTCCTGAGCACAGGGCTCCCACCCTCTTATCCAGCACTGGGTCCAACACCCTCAGTTCTCAGACATGTTCATTCCTCTTCCCTAGACACTTCCAGGACTGGGAGAGGAGGTCAGCAGACCCCCACCTCAAAGAGAAGCCCCTTCTTTACTGAACAGCTGGAGGTGAGTGGGTTCTACACCCATGCATCTGCCTCTTGTGATTCCAGTGCTTGGTTCTTCATGACCCATGCAGCCACCCCATAAGGTAAGTGCTACCCTTGCCTTTGGTCAGGTGGGGAGACTGAGACCCAAGTTCCTTCACCCCTAAAGGAGTCAGGCCCACCCACAGATCCCCACTTAGGGAGATAAAATGGCCCACTGAGCCTGCCCTTTTCCAGGCCAAACTTCATCCCTACTGTGCTGCCTTCACAGGGCCTTGCCTTCTAGCTTTTTCCTCCTCCATGCCTCTCTGGGGCTGCCCTCTGACCATGCAGGCCGAGAGGGACGCCTGTACTGAGTTTGTTCAAAGTCTGAAatgatcttgtcttttttttttttttttgtcttttgtctttttgttgttgttgttgttgctatttcttgggccgctcccgcggcatatggaggttcccaggctaggggttgaatcggagccgtagccaccggcctacgccagagccacagcaacgcgggatccaagccgcatctgcaacctacaccacagctcacggcaacgccggatccttaacccactgagcaagggcagggaccgaacctgcaacctcatggttcctagtcggattcgttaaccactgcgccacgacgggaactcctgaaatgatcTTGTCTTTTAATTTCACTGACTTCCCACGACAATCTTCTTCGAAGGCAGACTGACTCTCTGGCAGTTAAGCTCTAGGGCTGATTCTCAGAAGCCAAGGCTGTTGCCACCCCCATTCACTCTAAGCAACCAGAGCAGTGATTCCTGAATTTTTGGGACCAGACGAACCTCCTGGGGCACCTGTTAAAATGTAGGTGAACAGGCATCTCCCCCAAGAGGATTCAGAGGTTCAGCAAGTTCAGGGCTGCAAAATCTATATTCCTAACCTAGGGTCTCAGGTGATTCTTACAATGGATTGGGATGGATGAGGGGCAGGTAGACCTCCATGTTCCTGGCAAAGTAGAGCCTGTGCAAAGGCTCTGGGGCATGAGAAAAAGGGGGTGAGATCACAGCATCCCACTGACATCTTCAACAGCACCTGGAATAAAATCTTCATGGCTTTTGCCATGGTTTGCAGTCCTGTGGCCCCATTGCTTCTCCATCCCACAAACTGGCCCCCCTCTTCTAGCCTGGTCATACTGGAGTCTGTCTGGGAAATAGTTCCTCAGCTTGAAATACTTCTCCCTCTGGTCTTGCCATGGCTGGTTGCTTCCCCCCTGCACATTTcaacttaaatgtcacctcctcacaGGGGGGTTCCCATTCTTTTCCAGAATCATgccctgtttgtttcttttgtggcACTAATAATTATGGAGAATTATCTGGTTACCGTGTGCTCTCTGAGGTCAGGGACTTTGTTTAGTTCGTCGCTAGATTCCAAGTGGGTGTCCAGCACCCAGCACACATGGTGGTGGGCAGTGAGATGCCTGTGGAATCGATTGAATTccatgggtgggggcagggatcagCAACCAGAACACAGATGCTCTGAGTAGGCCTGCCTacctctgccctcccctgccaCAGAAAGATGTACATGAGTACCATTATGGTGGCCCTGGCCACTGGCCAGATGTTACCTGCTTGGTCATTCAGCTGGTTATAGCTCAGGTCCAGGGATTTCAGGCCTGTGTTGGCCAGTAGGAGTTCAGCCAGGTACTGGGCCGCTTGTTCCTCCAGACCATTCCCTGCCAGCTGAACCCGCTGAATGGCTGGGTTCATAACCAGGGCGGCACAGACAGCCTGGGCTCCCACTGCTCCCAGCTGGTTCTCCGACAGGTCCACATCTGGGGGCCAACACCACTGCTCAGTGAGCGGGATCCAAAGCCAGGCACcatccttccccatcccccaaactttCCAGGCCTGACAGCAGAAGGGGCTTTGCAGTCAGACTGTCCTAGGGTGGCATGATGACTCTGCCCCCCATCAACTGGATCCCCCTAGGCCACAGGCCATTTCCCAGACCCCAAGGCCCCACCTCATATGTCCATGTGCTTCATCAGGGCCTAAAACCACCTACTTTTGTGGTGCTTTGGAGGTTGTCTGTGACATGGATGTAACCACCCCAGTTATGACTCATGCCTGGGAGCCACATAACCCACCCACAGAAGCCCCCACTGCTGCATTCCCATGGCAGTGCATGGAGCTCTTACAGAAGCAGACACTCTGATGAGCATATGTTCCCCACATTCCCAAGGTCAAAGTGGCCTTATTGGGCCCATTTCACAaattggaaactgaggctcagtgaagGTGAGCTTCCTGCCCAGGGAAATCCTGCTCTTTGGTGACAGAGGCGGGATTTGCATCCAGCCTTGAGAGACTCCCCTCAGCCCTCCCTCATTGCCCACTGCCTGGCCCCTACCCCTCTGTGCTGGACTCTTCCACCTGCATTCAGGACTGGGAGGCTACCATATGTAGGGTTCCTGGCCAGCAGAAAAGGGGACTGAATAGGTCAGCactggctgtgccacagagggTCTGACTCCACCACACCCTCTCTACCCTGTTATgaggtcccctcccccagcaacaCAGCAGGCTCCTGCCCACCTGTCCCACGCTCAGCACCTACCACTGATGCTGCTGTTTTTGCTCAGAGCATCTGCCAGGGCCTCCGCGCCAGCCCCACAGAGTCCATTGTCCCGAAGGTCCAGCCGCTTGATGTAGGGATTGGACATCAGTGAGGAAGCCAGAGCCCGGGCCCCCTGGGACAGAGAGGGGCCTGAGGGGCCTGGCCCTTCCCAGGGCTTAAGGCCCCAGACACAGCTAGCCACACCCTGGCTCTGTCTCTGGGCTCAGACCACTCAATGTCCTCCAGCTGAAAGGCCCATCCCTTCCCACATGCCCGGGAACACCTGCTTCTCCTTCTAGGCTCCACTCAAACCTCAGCTCCTGGAGCCTTCCCTGACTCCCCAGCAGGCTCCCAGCCCTTGTACCAAACTCTGTCACAGCCCTGATCCCTCCTGTCACCCACTGTGGGGGATGggatgtgcctggcacagagcaaggccacagaGTGTTCGGGTTGGGCTCAGAAAGGGACCACTCACATGGCTACTGCCCCCCAGGTCCTCGCCCTCCAAACCTGGCCCCTGGGGTCCCTCCAGGGGTACCTGGGGACCCAGACCACGGTGCCGCAGGTTGAGCTCTGGGGCGCTCCCTTGGCGCAGGAAGCAGGAGGCAGGCACGACATTGTGGGCCTGGCAAGACCTCAGGTAGAGGGTATCCTTAACCAGTTCTCCAAGCTTATGGGTGCCTGATGGGAGACAAGGGATGAAGGTGGAACCCTCCTCAGCCTCTGTCACTACccagcctctgttttcctctagaggCATTTCTTCCTGTGCTAGTAGGGATTCTTGCTCACATATACAAGTGATGACATCGAGGCTCCGAGAAGGCAATTCCTttcccccaaatcacacagctggtagtAGCTAATCCTGGCTCTACTCTGCTTGCCTCCACCGAAGTGCATGATGTGTCTTCTCTTGCACTGCAGACCGCACATGCTTTATGAACAGTTTATGGGGGAGGAAAACTACAGCAATTTACGTTTTCTACACATCCATGAGTTTAGTTTTTCCTGAGGGTTGAGGAAACCTAGCCCTGATCCCATTTCAGGGTGGGACAGCCCTTTTTACACTCTCTGGTAGGATTTTTGCCTCTGAACCCATCGTTGTGGAAGTGTGTTGTGATGGTAGAACTCCTGATGTGGCCAGGAGTATTGCACAGAGGGCACAAGGCTGGAGCCGCTGCTGGCTGGACGGGGTTTCCCGCCCACTTCGGCCCCAGCCTGATCCCCACCCATAGGCACCTTCTGTCTCCAGGTCAGAGTCCGAATCCACGTCTGAACACTTGGCCTCCAGGACTTCTGCAGGATGCCCAGTGGCCGCCGCCCCTTCCTCcagctcttccttctccccaggaCCCTCGCAGGGATCCCTCATGGTTACACCCACTCTGCAGCGGCAGCCGCTGAGAGCAGGAGTGTGCCGCACTGCCGCCCGGGCGCGGCTTATAAATGTCGCTGACCCTCCGC encodes:
- the LRRC74B gene encoding leucine-rich repeat-containing protein 74B, whose protein sequence is MLEPPGVAGRKARGARAPIGPACEWVKVNATNNSGLPGRLPPGRRFHWLPWCLFATRRIDWSVRGGSATFISRARAAVRHTPALSGCRCRVGVTMRDPCEGPGEKEELEEGAAATGHPAEVLEAKCSDVDSDSDLETEGTHKLGELVKDTLYLRSCQAHNVVPASCFLRQGSAPELNLRHRGLGPQGARALASSLMSNPYIKRLDLRDNGLCGAGAEALADALSKNSSISDVDLSENQLGAVGAQAVCAALVMNPAIQRVQLAGNGLEEQAAQYLAELLLANTGLKSLDLSYNQLNDQAGETLGPALAENAGLTELNMSWNHLRGSGAVAFARGLEASIFLRVLDISYNGCGDPGASAVGEALKTNNVLEELNLSNNRISALGALSLGQGLQVNRTLRILVVSRNPMRSEGCSALLKSVRANPLSAAELLDFSDIQVNREFDDLAGSLKLILPRLCIKTAAHRVEYRRELLPIFRPSK